The following proteins come from a genomic window of Rutidosis leptorrhynchoides isolate AG116_Rl617_1_P2 chromosome 10, CSIRO_AGI_Rlap_v1, whole genome shotgun sequence:
- the LOC139872349 gene encoding insulin-degrading enzyme-like 1, peroxisomal has product MAVGKQSVEESMEIIKPRTDARLYKIIILPNSLRVLLISDPDTDKCAASMAVGVGSYSDPEGLEGLAHFLEHMLFYASEKYPLEDSYSTYISEHGGRTNAYTTSEQTNYYFDVNADCFDEALDRFAQFFIKPLMSSDATTREIKAVDSENQKNLLSDAWRMNQLQKHLSAEGHPYHKFSTGNWDTLEVKPKSRGVDTRDELLKFYKENYSANLMNLVVYTKDSLDKIESSVLNKFEEIRNIDRSEPIFPGQPCTSEHLQIIVKTVPVKRGNKLRIAWPITPGIHHYMEGPSKYLGHLIGHEGEGSLFYILKKLGWATSLSAGESEGTKEFSFFKVVIDLSDAGHANVEHIIGLLFKYISLLQQSGVCKWIFDELSAISEMTFHYQDKNPPIDYVVMISSNMQLYPPKDWLVGSSLPSNYSPDVIRSTLNELTPNNVRIFWESTNFEGHTNLTEPWYGTAFSVEKITSSIIQEWMNRAPEENLHLPSPNLFIPTDLSIKNVQEKATVPIMLRKSEYSRLWYKPDTTFFIPKAFVKFDFYCPFGGNSPEANVLTDISTRLLMDYLNEYAYDAQVAGLYYAISHTENGFQVILTGYNHKLKILLETVIEKIATFEVKTDRFYVIKELVKKEYENIKFQQPYQQAMYYCSLLVEDQSWSWNDKFNVLTALEPEHLSKYYPQILSRLFIEGYAAGNIEPNEAELLIQQVENVLFDAAKPLAQALFPSQHLANRIVNLEKGTKYHFTKEGLNPSDENSALLHYIQVHQDDYKLNIKLQLVALIAKQPAFHQLRSVEQLGYITVLMQRNDSGIRGVQFIIQSTVKGPKHIESRVQAFLKMFESKLYEMPDDEFKSNVNALIEMKLEKHKNLREESRYFWREIEDGTLKFDRKDHEVAELRQLTKAELIQFYDEHIKAGAQQKKALSVQVYSTAHSTEETPDNTESNVVDIDDVFSFRRSRPLYGSFKGGIGHVKL; this is encoded by the exons AACACATGCTGTTTTATGCAAGTGAGAAGTATCCTTTGGAGGATAGTTATTCTACATACATCTCCGAG caTGGAGGCCGTACCAACGCCTATACAACGTCAGAGCAAACCAACTATTACTTCGATGTTAATGCCGACTGTTTTGACGAGGCTTTAGATAG ATTTGCACAGTTCTTTATTAAGCCGCTGATGTCATCCGATGCTACTACACGGGAAATAAAAGCTGTCGACTCTG AAAATCAGAAGAACTTACTCTCTGATGCATGGAGAATGAATCAG TTGCAAAAACATCTCAGCGCAGAAGGTCATCCTTACCACAAGTTCAGTACAG GGAACTGGGATACACTTGAGGTGAAGCCAAAATCAAGAGGAGTCGATACGAGGGATGAACTTCTGAAGTTTTACAAAGAAAATTACTCAGCTAACCTTATGAACCTAGTTGTCTATACAAAAG ATAGCTTGGATAAAATTGAAAGTAGTGTATTGAATAAATTTGAAGAAATAAGAAATATTGATCGTAGTGAACCTATTTTCCCTGGTCAACCCTGCACCTCTGAGCATCTTCAG ATTATTGTGAAAACTGTTCCTGTAAAACGTGGCAACAAGCTGAGAATTGCATGGCCGATTACACCTGGCATTCATCATTACATGGAAGGACCAAGCAAGTATCTTGGTCACTTAATTGGTCATGAAGGAGAAGGATCCCTCTTCTATATCTTGAAGAAGTTGG GCTGGGCAACAAGTTTATCTGCTGGTGAATCAGAAGGGACTAAGGAATTTTCATTCTTTAAAGTGGTTATTGATCTAAGTGATGCTGGTCATG CAAATGTTGAACATATCATTGGGCTTCTTTTCAAATACATTTCACTCTTGCAACAATCTGGTGTTTGCAAGTGGATCTTTGATGAG CTTTCAGCAATCAGCGAGATGACTTTCCATTATCAGGATAAGAATCCTCCAATTGATTATGTAGTGATGATTTCATCGAATATGCAG TTGTATCCTCCAAAAGATTGGCTAGTTGGGTCATCTTTACCTTCAAACTACTCCCCAGACGTTATTCGATCTACGCTAAATGAGCTCACTCCAAATAACGTCAG GATTTTTTGGGAATCGACAAATTTTGAGGGGCACACTAACCTTACGGAACCATGGTATGGAACTGCATTTTCTGTTGAGAAAATCACTAGTTCCATCATTCAG GAGTGGATGAACAGAGCCCCTGAAGAAAATTTACATTTGCCCAGTCCTAATTTATTTATACCTACTGATTTATCAATTAAGAATGTTCAGGAGAAG GCTACTGTTCCGATTATGTTGAGGAAATCAGAATATTCAAGGTTGTGGTACAAACCCGACACAACATTTTTTATTCCCAAAGCTTTCGTTAAGTTTGATTTTTACTGTCCATTTGGTGGAAACTCCCCTGAAGCAAACGTTCTTACTGACATTTCAACACGCTTATTGATGGATTACTTGAATGAATATG CTTATGATGCTCAAGTTGCTGGACTTTATTATGCCATTTCTCATACTGAAAATGGGTTTCAG GTTATTTTAACTGGATATAATCACAAGTTGAAGATTTTACTTGAGACAGTAATCGAGAAAATTGCGACTTTTGAAGTAAAAACAGACAGGTTCTATGTGATCAAG GAATTGGTCAAAAAGGAATATGAAAATATCAAGTTTCAACAACCATATCAGCAAGCTATGTATTATTGTTCGTTACTTGTAGAAGATCAGTCCTGGTCTTGGAATGATAAGTTCAATGTTCTTACTGCTCTTGAACCTGAACATCTGTCCAAATATTATCCTCAAATTCTGTCAAGGCTCTTCATAGAGGGATATGCAGCAG GGAATATTGAACCAAATGAAGCTGAATTATTGATTCAGCAGGTTGAGAATGTACTTTTTGATGCTGCCAAGCCTTTGGCTCAAGCTCTATTTCCGTCTCAGCATCTCGCAAATAGGATCGTCAATCTTGAAAAGGGAACTAAATATCACTTTACAAAAGAGGGATTAAATCCAAGTGACGAAAATTCGGCTCTTCTTCATTACATTCAG GTGCATCAGGATGATTATAAGCTGAATATTAAACTTCAACTTGTTGCCCTTATTGCTAAGCAACCAGCATTTCACCAACTTAGATCAGTTGAGCAACTTGGTTACATCACCGTGCTTATGCAGAG GAACGATTCTGGTATCCGAGGAGTACAGTTTATCATACAATCTACAGTAAAG GGACCTAAACATATCGAATCAAGGGTTCAAGCATTTCTCAAGATGTTTGAGAGTAAACTGTATGAGATGCCAGATGACGAGTTCAAG AGCAATGTTAATGCACTGATTGAGATGAAACTTGAGAAGCACAAAAACTTGAGGGAAGAATCTCGATACTTTTGGCGAGAAATTGAGGACGGGACCCTCAAATTTGATCGCAAAGATCATGAG GTTGCTGAATTGAGGCAGTTGACAAAAGCAGAACTAATCCAGTTTTATGATGAGCATATAAAAGCGGGGGCCCAACAAAAGAAGGCGTTAAGCGTGCAAGTATATTCAACCGCACATTCTACAGAGGAGACACCAGATAACACTGAAAGCAATGTTGTTGATATTGATGACGTTTTCAGCTTTAGAAGATCGAGACCTCTGTACGGTTCGTTTAAAGGAGGAATCGGTCATGTGAAGCTGTGA